From the Paludibacterium paludis genome, one window contains:
- a CDS encoding amino acid ABC transporter permease, which yields MTSLDFSQIVPAMPGLIEGLALTLKLLAGGVIGGVVLGTFLALARLSSNRLMSAAALFYVNYFRSIPLLLVISWFYLVVPMLLSWITGSVTPVGAFTSCVVAFVMFEAAYFAEIVRAGIQAIPKGQIGAAFALGMTYGQAMRYVILPQAFRKMLPLLLQQSIILFQDTSLVYAVGLMDFLNTARSKGDIVGLPHEFLLFAAAVYFLISFTASRAVKRLHSRWSV from the coding sequence ATGACCTCTCTCGATTTCAGCCAGATCGTGCCGGCCATGCCGGGACTGATCGAAGGCCTGGCGCTGACACTGAAACTGCTGGCCGGCGGTGTGATCGGCGGCGTGGTGCTGGGCACCTTCCTGGCGCTCGCGCGCTTGTCGAGCAACCGCCTGATGTCGGCGGCGGCACTGTTTTACGTCAACTACTTCCGCTCCATCCCGCTGCTGCTGGTCATTTCCTGGTTTTACCTGGTGGTGCCGATGTTGTTGTCGTGGATCACCGGAAGCGTCACCCCGGTCGGTGCCTTCACTTCGTGCGTGGTGGCGTTCGTGATGTTCGAGGCGGCGTACTTCGCCGAAATCGTGCGCGCGGGCATCCAGGCGATTCCCAAGGGGCAGATCGGCGCCGCGTTCGCGCTGGGCATGACCTATGGGCAGGCCATGCGTTATGTGATCCTGCCGCAGGCGTTCCGCAAAATGCTGCCGCTGCTGTTGCAGCAGAGCATCATCCTTTTTCAGGATACCTCGCTGGTGTACGCGGTGGGTCTGATGGATTTTCTGAATACCGCGCGGTCCAAGGGCGATATCGTGGGTTTGCCCCATGAATTCCTGTTGTTCGCCGCCGCGGTGTATTTCCTTATCAGCTTCACCGCCTCCCGGGCGGTCAAGCGTCTTCATTCCAGGTGGTCGGTATGA
- a CDS encoding amino acid ABC transporter permease, which produces MNYHWNWGVYFNPTGVGNEIYLNWFVSGLGWTLAIALCGWLVALSLGAVIGVARTLEGGIASRLAGVYVALFRNVPLLVQLFFWYFLVPDLLPGPIETWFKQDLNPGTSAFISVVVCLGLFTAARVAEQVRTGIEALPRGQRSAGLAIGFTRAQLYRYVLLPQAFRIIIPPLTGEFLNIIKNSSVASLIGLMDLLAQTKQTAEYTANIFEAFTLATVIYFVINMGFMKLMSRLEEKWRVPGMMGGSGK; this is translated from the coding sequence ATGAATTACCACTGGAACTGGGGTGTGTATTTCAACCCCACCGGCGTGGGCAATGAAATCTATCTGAACTGGTTCGTCTCGGGTCTGGGCTGGACGCTGGCCATCGCGCTGTGCGGCTGGCTCGTCGCGCTGTCCCTGGGGGCCGTGATCGGTGTGGCGCGCACTCTGGAAGGCGGCATCGCATCGCGTCTGGCGGGCGTCTATGTCGCGCTGTTTCGCAATGTGCCGCTGCTCGTTCAGCTGTTTTTCTGGTATTTCCTGGTGCCGGACCTGCTGCCCGGCCCGATCGAGACCTGGTTCAAGCAGGACCTGAATCCCGGCACCTCGGCCTTCATCAGCGTGGTGGTGTGCCTCGGGCTTTTCACCGCGGCGCGTGTCGCCGAGCAGGTGCGCACCGGTATCGAAGCCTTGCCGCGAGGGCAGCGCAGCGCTGGACTCGCGATCGGCTTCACCCGGGCGCAGCTCTACCGCTATGTGCTGTTGCCGCAGGCGTTCCGCATCATCATCCCGCCGCTGACCGGCGAGTTCCTGAACATCATCAAGAATTCCTCGGTGGCGTCGCTGATCGGCCTGATGGATCTGTTGGCGCAGACCAAGCAGACCGCCGAGTACACGGCGAACATCTTCGAGGCCTTCACACTGGCCACGGTAATCTATTTCGTGATCAACATGGGATTCATGAAACTGATGAGCCGTCTTGAAGAAAAATGGCGCGTACCCGGCATGATGGGAGGGTCCGGCAAATGA